Within Spinacia oleracea cultivar Varoflay chromosome 4, BTI_SOV_V1, whole genome shotgun sequence, the genomic segment AACACTCATTTGCGTCAATCAAATTAAAACTGCGACGCCGATAACAAGTTTTTAGGATAAAATTTAacatttgcgtcacatgtttataTGTGCGACACAAATATGGCGAGGCAAATGAACAATTTTCCACTAGTGTGGTTGATACATTACACATTCACAAAAATCATAGTGATtcgtacatcatatcgttcTTAGGCGACTATTTGAAGATATTTCGCTTTTTTTTGGTATTGGGCTTCTTTGCTGaaggaatcttgtcgttgactttcattactcgattcgttttgatttcgatcttcAATCTTTTCTTTTATGTCAAATAACTTCGTTGACCACGTTCGTTGCATgggttcgagtccaatcacGTGACTAGAAATACATCGTTAGACATATGACTTTGTTACTTATCCTTTATATTTTAAGTCGACATACCTCGGATTTTGCGGataatgctaagccatcaagcgTGCCTTTAGTAGAAACAATCTATGGCTCCCAGAAAACTTAGTTCGGACTACCTGGTCCTGTAGACATGTCATTTGTTGATTTGTATTCTTAATTCCATTGcgttcctcaatcattcataattcttttcgaatttctaacattcattgatatcatcaaccttattgacagactaattcttgataacttattttggtataATCCTCAAAGCTTCATGTGTAAACTCAActtcatattttcaccataaatcatgttgGGTTCCGGATaactttaaaatttccagcTTAGCTTCCCGAAGATATATGAAAAGTTGGTCAACTGTAGACCAACGTTGTTCTACTTATGTGTAGACCAACGTTGTTCTACTTACGTGTAGACCAACGTTGGTCTACACGTTAATAGACCAACGTAGGTCTACTGTAGAACAACGTGGTCTGCTGTAGAGatacaatttgatgtttaggcttgtttcaataggtagaattgggattaatacatAGCGAGAGAGCCTGTTAATTTCAaatctatgattagtatcgattcgagagagcataaTAGTATACTTAACTGTCTTGttgattattaatattgtttatctTCCTGGATTGTTATTCATCGGTGAACCTAcaccctagaccttttaatatatgatttcctttcctttttatTATCGTCGTAGTTTTAATTATCAAACCAAACTCattttcttgtttcccaatagtctagacctttgtttttagtaatagaaagaacgcatgtttccctgtggatacgatccttacttcttgttagtggacttaggtttatctttgattaggtgatacaactttagcctgtcaaattttagcgtcgttgccggggaaatGGTTTAATTTTATGCTATTAAATTTGTGGTCTAGATTTTTAGtaccatgtatatattttcttttctttagtttttctttgagaaaatggattattattctttccctccATTCGTAAATGAGCGTTTTTGGGTGTATTTGGATAGACTAAATGATTTTGTCTCACTCGCCCTCTTGAGCGATcttggggtttaaagagcttattacatgtgcttaaatgcaatcgtgattcctacgacagtgagttagtgtatattctcatccttgattttctttattttcgttttatttgaataaatctCATTCTCTTCCCGTTTTTCATCTTgttttgcttgaggacaagcaaaagCTTAgattgggggagtttgatgagtgacattcACTCGTAGGGGTAGTTTTAAggtatttttctttgttttaatctatttttatcccttttagcatttatttcttattttattattttatagttTAACTAAGGTTTCAATCGATTTTTATTAGATTTTAGGacttaatttcataatttatttatcttctttgtttttataattttatagtttagTTATTGTAGTTTCgttatttgttttatatttttatttctttctagttgttactattattattattatttatttatttattttcattttctttttatttcgtGATTCTCCCCTCATATTTGTTTTTTGTGTGTAGGTGATTGAGCGTGAGGTGTGGGAACGAGTTTTATAATTTGTGTTAGACTTGCCAAAGAATGGAAGTTTATGGGCCTCAATACTTTGACCCAACTGCTGCCAAGACACACAAGCCAGTTGTGGAGGAGTACAACTCCTACGTACATAAGGTGTTTCGGCCAAGCCACAATGTTGGTACATTGTAAAGCAGGTCTTGGTGTTGTAGTCGGAATGAGGTTGGGGAACATTGTAAAATAGCTAGAAGGTTGAGGTACGATCGTACGTAAAATAATGGTGGAATTAATGTGATGCCGTCAATGTAGTTCAAGCAACAAAATAGTGACCGTAAAGATCTTTATGACACGGGCCTTTGTGAAAATCAATTATTatttggaaaatttggtaatattaatccaacctttggccgattttcttttattaatcccacctacgacatatttttttaataatcccacctttactacccgaccacttttattgggcttaagtggccggtaatcggtgaaaaagtcaacgagatggtgatgaattgatgatgatgactgaatatatcgagagagagtactgccatgtagagaaataataccgcttacaacagttttatgacctgttgggcccaataaaagttgttgggtaataaaggtgggattattaaaaaatatgtcgtaggtgggcttaataaaagaaaatcggtcaaaggttggattaatattaccaaattttccttattatttttggtgcaaatgaacCATGAAGgcaaataaattataaatggggGCGGAGAATTCGAACCTGATATCTATCCTACACAGGCCTTTAATCTTTACCACTAATCCAAgatattttgaatataaattatgcTACAATATTTATCACATTTGAGTGGTTAGTATGtttgaaaaaaaagaaactacTCTGTAGTTCTTTCCTGAATATTAGGAGCTTAGTAGTGTGACTAGTAGTACACTATaccaaaaataacaaaaagtCTGACTTAGTAATACTCTATAACTGAAATCCTACTATCAAGTAAGTATTATTTtacttaatttattattttctattGGGGATGTGATAATTTTCCTATAAAATATTCACGCATTTCTACTCCGtaatatcctttctcattattTCTCCCTCAAAAAAATTCTCCTTtctcataatttttttattgataaTTAAGATTTTGCACTCCTGACTTCGTCGATCTAACAACGTTGAGTCTAATCGATTAGTCGCAGAAACGACATTCAAAATCAATTGGTAAGGAATTCATTGTTGATAAATATGTTGTACCAAAATTCACCATATCGTCCGCTAAAAATTGTCTATTTTCATGAAATTTTCAGGGTCACGTTTGCATACTCTCTCGTCAAAAAAAGTTTGCATATTCTGAACCCGTTGTTATCCAACAAGTACGTAAATGGTATGtgttttttgatttttaaattACCATGTTGTACCGACTTGTATCTTTAACCACAACTTAATtatgacgggtcaaaaatcccatcgtaaaagtcttttgcgacggggctaacaaccaaacaaagacgggaacaaccgtcgcaaaagtcttttacgacgggttaacgatgagattttccattaacgacgaccccttttatgacgatccgcgacaggaaatctcgtcattaatcaacgattattggcctttagcgacgggatttccagTCGTTaatgacatattttttttttgttagtgtATGTAAATAAATTTTTTAGTGAAAGAATGATAGATTCATTCATGGCTTTTTTTTAGGGAATGATTAAtgtgttttaaatttataataataaccccgtcaaaaattataataaataataacaataaaaataataatagtttataaattttaatttttaattttttttttgtttgagttTTATAAAACTTAATTTACTGAGTCTGAGGTCGTTGCGATTTACAAGGGATACTCCTTAAATCCTGGTACGAAGTAGTTCTTGTTTTTCGGTTTTAGGTGTTTATAAGTAGCTTGAAATGGGgtttaaacttttaattaagGGTGTGAAATGAAATAGTCTAACAATTCGtaagttctaattttattttctctctcctttattGTTCCATTTCTATATTTACATAGCAACAATTTTATGTTTTATGCACTTGTAACAATTCGTTTAATGCAAATTTTCAGGGATAAGATTGCATACGTCTAATCCACTATCGTAAGTTATCTCGAATCACGAGTTGAAACTGGTGGTATATACTTTTAACGAATCCATTAtccatattattttttttaattctttatAATTAAATTCACTTATGCGTCAATGATTTTGGTATAAATATAATTgtaaaattttcagattcgGGAGAAAGTTTGCTTACATCAGACCTCATCGCCGGTGAAAACAACATAGTATTCCAAATCTAGTGGTATATTTTTACAACTAACTACACGATCAATAGTTCGTATGTCGAGATATAACGTGTTTTATTATtagtataaaaataagaataagaatttttaagttgaaatatatatttcatttgTACATCTAGAATGTAATGACTAATgagtgtataatccaaattgcttgctggaataatgtgattttaagttgAACTCTCTCATAGGTTTACTTTGATTAAAAAAATGGTTGCCATATCTAATaaaattggtgtttaatttattatagtcaGTGTGATAATAATAAATGGTTGGTTTTAGATGGACAATAatatatattaatattaatattattgtgaAGCAGAATGATCGATCAAGATCCCAGTCCCAGTTTGATGTATGTTTGGGTTAATGTAAAGCTAATTAATGATCTAAAAATGTACGTGTATGGATTGTAGAAAATGACGAATGGAAGTGGAACATATAGTGTGGACGATGCACTAGTGAAAGTGGGGTTTGGAAAATACCAATACTTTGTACTTGCGTACGCCGGAATGGGATGGATAGCAGAAGCAATGGAGATGATGATATTATCATTCATAGGACCAGCTGTTAAAGTTGAATGGAAGCTTAGTTCTACTGAGGAGAGTCTCATAACAACCATTGTATTTGCAGGTATGCTCGTTGGAGCATATTCTTGGGGTCTTGTTTCTGATAAATTTGGAAGAAGAAAAGGGTATATGTTCTCAGCAATATTAACTGCTGCAGCTGGCTGTCTAAGTGCAGCTTCTCCAAACTATGTTGTTTTGCTTGTTGCTCGATGTATTGTAGGTGGTGGCGTGGGTGCTGGTCCAGTATTATTAACCTGGTTTTTAGAGTTTGTACCTGCACCTAGCCGTGGTACTTGGTTGGTCCTTTTtcaagctttttggactgttggTTCTATTACTGAGGCCGCCTTGGCGTGGGTTGTTATGCCCAGGTTGGGATGGAGGTGGCTGTTGGGTCTATCAGCCTTGCCCTCATTCATTTTACTAGTATTCTACCTTATTACGCCTGAGTCACCGAGGTATTTGTGTTTCAAAGGTAAAAAAGACCAAGCTTTTCAAGTCTTGGCAAAAATAGCTAAAGTTAATGGCAAAGAATTACCCACTGGTATTCTTCTCACTGATATGGAACTAGAATTCCAAGACCAGACTACTCCAGCTCAAGATAACGTTGTACCTAAAAATTGCAAGGATTCAGAAATGAGCATAGTAAAATCATTTATGTTGCTCCTTTCACCAAATCTAGCCCGTACAACTTTGCTCCTTTGGTTCGTCTTCTTTGCAGATTCCTTAGCTTACTATGGCCTCGTCTTGCTTACAACTCAGCTCAACAATACAAACATTGTATGCAATTCTTTGGGACACCATCAACAGTCACATAGTGCTGGTGCTGGTGCTGGTATCAACTATAAGGATGTCTTTATCACTAGTATTGCTGGTAAGTTTGGATTTAATATGATTTTTTACAATCTTTTTCGATCACTACATTTTCATTGACATGCTTATAAATTGTacgttttattgttaaagaacTTCCTGGGCTTGTTGCTGTTGGACTCTTAATTGATCGACTTGGGCGTAAGATATCAATGGCAGTGATGCTTGTTGTATGTTTTGCATTCTTGATACCTTTGGTAGTCCCACGGTCAGAAACTATTACAACCGTTCTTATGTTTGGTTCTCGAGCATCTATTATGGGAACCTGGACAACTGCTTTCATATTTGCTCCTGaggtaattaaattaaattaaattaaatcagTATTAATATATCTAAcatttgtatgtaaatcttgttGGTAATAATTGTTTCGATCTTATAATGAATTtgtacaatatatatatatatatatatatatatatgtagatATACCCAACATCGGTGAGAAATACTGGGCTTGGGACAGCAAGTTCAATGGCAAGAATTGGTGGGATGGTTAGCCCAGTGGTGGCAGTAGCCTTAGTACAAGGATGTCATCAAAAGACAGCTGTGTTGTTTTTCTGTGGGGTGGTGGTGGCTGCAGCagttgcagttttgctgattcCGTATGAAACAAAAGGTCGTGAATTGGCTGATACAATGGGTAGTTCTAAGCACAGTAGAAAGAAAGCACACAAACCAGACTCGGATGTGCAGTTATCACCTACTGTGGATAATGCATAGTTCGTTACAAgttacaacaacaacatcaattaGGAAACACCTCATCCTTTTATTCGGGTGTTTATTTTAGGCATTGGGATAACTATTTGTTTCAAAGCCAACTTTAGTCTAGACTTTAAACCACTAATTAATTATGTACTAGTTTTCAGAACTTATCAACTAGTTTTCAGAATTTTATCAACTAGTTTTCAGAACTTATCAACTAGTTTTCAGAATTTTATCAACTAGTTTTCAGAACTCTACTCATGTTTACCTTTTTCCCAGAAATCTAtgcaaaaatttcgacaattaTAAGTTAATTATGAACTAATCTTCATAATCCTTCTGAAGACTTGTGAAATATTGTTTGGTTCTAACTGATTGAAATTTCtagtataaatttttatttagatATCTGAGTCCAATTTTGTAATTGGATATGGCCGTGGCCCGTGGCCCGTGGCAAATCTTGTGTATCCAATACACAAATAACTATATTAGGTGTATCCATACCAAagtttgttattatattttcttGCACCTTAATTCTTATTCGTTTTAGTTGATTCTTTATATTTAGTACAAACTCAAATATTTTGTATTTATGTCAATATGTCATAATATAACGGTACCAATATTATAGTTTATTTAGttatgtatatattttctttttccaCACCAAAGGTAACAATTTAACCATAGGATATTGCGAGTGAACTCCGGTTACTAAGTTGGTTGTTATTAggatttatttaatatttcttcCATGTGATGCGTATATTATATTCTAGCTAAAAAGATATAGtgccaacaaaaaaaaagtgaCTTTGAGATGACACAGTTTTAGGCTTGACCGTGTTACATTTTTGGTAAAATTATCTCCATGTCAAGTATCAACATTTCGGCAACATGTTAACAGTAGTACATATGATTCCAAACGCTCGCAAATATTCAGTTCTATAACACATTCACGAGGTAGGTATGaataaataaaaggaaattttgtgcaacactacctttaagtttggacgttttgtgaattactaccttataattttttttttaaatttttctaccttataagtttgtttAGGTTGAGTAACACTACCTTGTAACAGTTTCTGTCAAATTCCTCCGTTTGTGGGCCCCACCTCCAACGTTTCCCTCCATTTTCAGAATCAAAATTACCCCTATGTCCCCCCATTTACTTTCCCACCAACTTCTATCTTctcctttctctttcctctgtcATTTTTCTTTTCCTCTGCTTTCACATTTATTCTTCTCTCCTTCAATCTCAACCACAAACCCTAAAGCCATAATTGATGATGCTACACTTCTGAATCTTCTTCAAGTCAAGAGATTCTTCTCTTTCTTACGCGCAGTGGTCCAAAAGGAGATCTTGGAAAGATGAAAACGACAGGAAGTGGTCCAAAGGATAAGGGAAAGGGGATAATGCCAACGAACCGACAAGGTGGATCCCAAATCAGGTATTAAACAGTTAAAACAATGCGATTTTAGTAGTTTAATGTGATATTATTGGTTAATTAGTTGTTTAATTAGGAATCCCTAATTTTTTAATTGCACTGTGAAATTTTGAatcaagaaccctaattttttatTGTCATTGAAATCCACGAATTCATTGTTTAATGTTGTTGGAAACCTTAATATGATTGTTTAAATGATTGTTTAATGTGAATAATGATTAATTGATTGTTTAATTGAAAAACCCCTAATTTTTTAATGTCTAGGGTTTCTGTATTGGGTTTCTGGATTAGTGTTGTGaaataattgtttattattggAAAAATTAGATTAGTATAACTGATTAGTTTATTAGTTTACATTGATTACATGTGGTTACTTTTTTGTTCGTGTTGTGTAACCAAGTCGaacacttggacacgtacccgAGTCGGGACTTGGACATGTACTCGATTtgggatttttttaattttttgtaatCACTGTTGATTTgcagttaattttttttggtaattaaaATTGTAGGAATGAGCAGTTGGGTTACATTGATCTTGCAATATGGATGGGGGGAAAGTTTGTTTTCAATAAGGGGGAAACTGATTATGTTGGTGGGAAGTTGTATACTAGATTGACAGTGTGGTTGCATGAGTTAACTGTTTTTAGTTTGAGGGAGCTTGTAATGAAAGGGATGAGTGGAACTATAGGGAGGATTATTGAGAATTTCAGTGTATGGTTTAGGCTACATGGGATGAATTTGACTAAGGGTAGGAAGATTATACACACTCATGAAGATATAGGGAGGTTATTGGAGACAAAAGATGGGTCTAACAGGGTGATTTTGTACATTATTGAGGAATCCAAACCAGCTTTTATTTACCCATCTGTTACCTACCAAACTGCCAACTTTAAACCACCAAGACCACTGAAACAAGCTACACAAAGCAATCCTTCTGGGCCATAAAGAACACTGACCCATCCCATTACAACCAAACCTGCTGGCCCATCAACTGTGACCCTAAAACAAGTGAAAATGGAACCACTTCAGTCAAAGTTTTCCCCAGTTAGGAGAAGCCCAAGGCTTGGTTTTGATCCTGATGTGATTTACATGGGAAAGGGTACAGGGCCAAGTGAGAATCCATCCACTGTAAAAGAACCTAACAAAACCCAATTAAAAAAGCCAATTGCTTCAGCCACTGTCAAAGCAAGTGTTCCTAAACCTATTCCCTCAAATATATCTTCAGCTGATCCTCACACTCCAAGTACAGAACCAACAGAAATCCCTCCTCATACCACCACCACTCCCACAAAACCTTCAAAAACACCTCTGCCTGCAAACCCACCTCTTCTTAGTCCAGATTTGAAGACCTCTACCCCTAGGAGAAAGAGTGTAGCACAGAAGGGGAAAAAGGTCAAAGGAAAAGCAGGAAAAGTAGGGAAGAAAAAGgggaaaggaaagaaaaaggatCCTGGGGACTGTTTATTTGAAAATGATGAGTTTGGTGATTGGTCTGAAAGTGATTCAGACTTTTCAGATTTAGATGTGGAATTTGAACCAGGGGAAGAGGACAGAAAACAACTAGAGGAGGATGAGTTGTTCTGTGAGCCATTGTCTACTGTGTTGAGGGGAAATAAGAGGGTAGATAAGGTTGCAGCACCTGAGGTGGAAGAACAAGTGGATCTAGAACATGAGGTGGATTATGATTCAGAGGAGCTTAGAAGTCTTTGTGGTTCAGATGATGAAGTAGATCCATACCCTACCTTTAATCCAGAGTCAGACTTCAAGAAAAAGATTGTGCTCAGTTTGGGTTTAAAGTTCCCGAGTG encodes:
- the LOC110786222 gene encoding organic cation/carnitine transporter 7-like, which translates into the protein MTNGSGTYSVDDALVKVGFGKYQYFVLAYAGMGWIAEAMEMMILSFIGPAVKVEWKLSSTEESLITTIVFAGMLVGAYSWGLVSDKFGRRKGYMFSAILTAAAGCLSAASPNYVVLLVARCIVGGGVGAGPVLLTWFLEFVPAPSRGTWLVLFQAFWTVGSITEAALAWVVMPRLGWRWLLGLSALPSFILLVFYLITPESPRYLCFKGKKDQAFQVLAKIAKVNGKELPTGILLTDMELEFQDQTTPAQDNVVPKNCKDSEMSIVKSFMLLLSPNLARTTLLLWFVFFADSLAYYGLVLLTTQLNNTNIVCNSLGHHQQSHSAGAGAGINYKDVFITSIAELPGLVAVGLLIDRLGRKISMAVMLVVCFAFLIPLVVPRSETITTVLMFGSRASIMGTWTTAFIFAPEIYPTSVRNTGLGTASSMARIGGMVSPVVAVALVQGCHQKTAVLFFCGVVVAAAVAVLLIPYETKGRELADTMGSSKHSRKKAHKPDSDVQLSPTVDNA
- the LOC130472085 gene encoding uncharacterized protein codes for the protein MKTTGSGPKDKGKGIMPTNRQGGSQIRNEQLGYIDLAIWMGGKFVFNKGETDYVGGKLYTRLTVWLHELTVFSLRELVMKGMSGTIGRIIENFSVWFRLHGMNLTKGRKIIHTHEDIGRLLETKDGSNRVILYIIEESKPAFIYPSVTYQTANFKPPRPLKQATQSNPSGP